The following coding sequences are from one SAR86 cluster bacterium window:
- a CDS encoding SDR family oxidoreductase — MDLNISKKKAIVCASSRGLGKACAESLAKEGVEIIINGVNEENLRKTEEEFKSKGYKVSSVLGAMEDESTRENLLEACPEPDILINNSGGPPPGNFFDWSENDFLAAIKSNFTQSAMLMQSVLPGMKERNFGRIVNILSAMVKNPHAIMGLSTSARSGLLGLSKGLSREMAQFNITINNLLPERIDTDRQTRVIEFQAKLAKITFDEAKKNMEDELTAKRMGTVEEFSDLAAFLCSEQAAYISGQSISIDGGNSTNFY, encoded by the coding sequence TTGGATCTTAATATTTCGAAAAAAAAAGCAATTGTTTGTGCTTCTAGTAGAGGATTAGGCAAAGCTTGCGCAGAATCTCTTGCAAAAGAAGGGGTAGAAATAATTATTAATGGGGTAAACGAGGAAAATTTAAGAAAAACTGAAGAAGAGTTTAAATCTAAAGGATACAAAGTAAGCTCAGTCTTAGGAGCTATGGAAGACGAATCTACTAGAGAAAACTTATTAGAAGCTTGTCCCGAGCCTGACATTTTAATTAATAATAGTGGGGGACCCCCACCAGGAAATTTTTTTGATTGGAGTGAAAATGATTTTTTGGCTGCAATCAAATCTAATTTCACTCAATCAGCAATGCTTATGCAGTCAGTTTTACCTGGAATGAAAGAGAGAAACTTTGGCAGAATTGTTAACATTCTTTCGGCAATGGTGAAAAACCCTCATGCCATCATGGGTCTATCAACTTCTGCAAGATCAGGATTGCTAGGATTATCAAAAGGTCTTTCAAGAGAAATGGCACAATTTAATATTACGATTAACAATCTTCTGCCGGAAAGAATTGATACCGATCGTCAAACTAGAGTCATTGAATTTCAAGCAAAGCTCGCAAAAATTACTTTTGATGAAGCAAAGAAAAATATGGAAGATGAGTTAACTGCAAAAAGAATGGGTACCGTAGAAGAGTTTTCTGATTTAGCAGCTTTCCTTTGCTCAGAACAAGCAGCTTACATCTCAGGACAGAGTATATCTATTGATGGTGGGAATAGTACTAACTTTTATTAA
- a CDS encoding argininosuccinate synthase — protein MMSQKKVVLAYSGGLDTSVILKWLQEEKNLDVVTYTADMGQGDIPDDLEEKAKSFGASKVIIDDLSEEFVSDYVYPMFRCNTLYEGEYLLGTAIARPLIAKQLVRIAESENTNIISHGATGKGNDQIRFEIGAHALNSDIQVIAPWREWNMSSRTDLMNYCKEHQIPMPASKAEEPPFSMDENLLHISYEGGVLEDLSTPPPEDMWLKVKSIEDAKDEAEEIKITFENGDPTAVDDESLSAAEILKKLNLLGGNHGIGRIDIVESRATGMKSRGCYETPGGTILLKARRAMESLCLSRDEIVKKDSLMPSYAKLIYDGLWWSNDRVSLQKQIDNFATKVSGSVVIKLLKGNVISLGKESKNSLYDENKASFEESGGFSNQDMEDYIKENILKFDR, from the coding sequence ATTATGTCGCAAAAGAAAGTTGTATTAGCCTACTCAGGAGGACTGGATACCTCTGTTATTCTCAAATGGTTGCAGGAAGAAAAAAATCTTGATGTAGTGACTTATACAGCAGATATGGGTCAGGGAGACATACCTGATGATTTAGAAGAGAAAGCCAAGAGTTTTGGAGCTTCTAAAGTTATTATTGATGATTTATCAGAAGAATTCGTATCAGACTATGTATATCCAATGTTTCGATGCAACACTCTTTATGAAGGTGAATATTTACTTGGAACTGCGATCGCTAGACCACTAATAGCAAAACAATTGGTAAGAATTGCTGAATCCGAAAACACAAATATAATTTCTCACGGAGCTACGGGTAAAGGCAATGATCAAATAAGGTTTGAAATTGGCGCACATGCTTTGAACTCTGACATTCAAGTTATAGCTCCCTGGCGCGAATGGAATATGTCCTCTCGAACAGATTTGATGAATTATTGTAAGGAACATCAAATCCCTATGCCTGCCAGCAAAGCTGAGGAGCCACCTTTTTCGATGGATGAAAATCTATTGCACATTTCCTACGAAGGAGGAGTTCTGGAAGATTTATCAACTCCACCTCCTGAAGATATGTGGTTAAAAGTTAAATCCATTGAAGACGCAAAAGATGAAGCTGAAGAAATAAAAATTACTTTTGAAAATGGCGATCCTACAGCTGTCGACGATGAAAGTCTAAGTGCAGCTGAAATATTAAAAAAATTGAACTTACTTGGCGGAAATCATGGAATTGGTAGAATTGATATTGTGGAATCTCGAGCAACTGGAATGAAATCTAGAGGCTGTTATGAAACGCCTGGCGGAACTATCTTATTAAAGGCTCGAAGAGCCATGGAATCTTTATGTCTTTCCAGAGACGAAATAGTTAAAAAGGATAGTCTGATGCCATCTTATGCAAAACTTATTTATGATGGGCTTTGGTGGAGCAATGATAGGGTTAGTTTGCAAAAACAGATCGATAATTTTGCAACAAAGGTATCGGGCTCGGTAGTGATTAAACTCCTAAAAGGGAATGTAATTTCTTTGGGCAAAGAAAGTAAGAACTCTCTTTATGATGAAAATAAAGCTAGTTTTGAAGAAAGCGGAGGATTCTCAAATCAAGACATGGAAGACTATATAAAAGAGAATATTCTAAAATTTGATAGATAA
- a CDS encoding bifunctional 3-(3-hydroxy-phenyl)propionate/3-hydroxycinnamic acid hydroxylase, whose translation MFDVAVIGYGPVGSVMANLIATKGYKVLIIDENEGTSPTARAINTDGEQCRVFDLLGFADEVVKNTGYIDKVSFTDAELNEIITQDQPLEVGAMGWPAQLLFYQPELETIIRTSVESKENITIHESTVLEGFSSEKDKVFIKCKKESTSLEFEAKYLIGCDGASSSVRKILKIERDDLGYDQDWLVADAHLTKTTDIPKHHAKQICNPSRPATYVPGRRGHRRFEFKLMPGETKEELEKDEKVWELLSPWVNPENAELERADVYQFHAALAKDWRVGRCLIAGDAAHQMPPFMGAGMGTGIRDAMNLFWKLDLILSGTAKESILDTYQEERYPHAKWTVAQSVSIGKIIEGLCAQQEGKEFIPDEGDGYGVKFPHLPSGLYKDASDDISGYPCPQPLLYREGKKTLSDRIVGSKFCILTKNEIPELSEKAQKIVTSLEIQIIKIEDKDDEEKRMAKIFDIYELILIRPDRYVYGGIKSMQETSNIIEELEKTFSLKI comes from the coding sequence ATGTTTGATGTTGCGGTAATTGGCTATGGTCCAGTGGGATCTGTAATGGCTAATCTTATAGCCACTAAAGGATATAAAGTTCTCATAATTGATGAAAACGAAGGAACTAGTCCAACTGCTAGAGCCATTAACACCGATGGAGAGCAATGCAGGGTCTTTGATCTTCTAGGTTTTGCAGATGAAGTCGTAAAAAATACTGGTTATATTGATAAGGTTTCTTTTACTGATGCTGAATTAAACGAAATTATCACTCAAGATCAGCCTTTGGAAGTAGGCGCAATGGGTTGGCCAGCCCAATTGCTATTTTATCAACCTGAGCTAGAAACAATTATTAGAACTTCCGTTGAATCTAAAGAAAACATAACTATTCATGAATCTACGGTGCTCGAAGGTTTCTCTAGTGAAAAAGATAAAGTTTTTATTAAATGTAAAAAAGAAAGTACGTCATTAGAATTTGAAGCAAAATATTTAATTGGATGTGATGGAGCAAGTAGTAGTGTCAGAAAAATTTTAAAAATTGAAAGAGATGACTTAGGTTATGATCAAGATTGGTTAGTTGCTGACGCGCACTTAACAAAAACTACCGACATCCCAAAACATCATGCCAAACAAATTTGTAATCCTAGTAGGCCTGCTACGTATGTACCTGGTCGAAGAGGTCATAGAAGGTTTGAATTTAAGTTAATGCCGGGTGAAACAAAAGAGGAACTTGAAAAGGACGAAAAAGTTTGGGAATTATTATCTCCCTGGGTGAATCCAGAAAATGCTGAACTGGAGCGAGCTGACGTTTATCAGTTCCATGCCGCATTAGCTAAAGATTGGAGAGTGGGAAGATGCTTAATTGCTGGCGATGCAGCACATCAAATGCCTCCGTTCATGGGTGCAGGGATGGGAACAGGCATTAGAGACGCTATGAATTTATTTTGGAAATTGGATTTAATTTTATCTGGAACAGCAAAAGAATCTATCCTAGACACTTACCAAGAAGAGAGATATCCGCACGCAAAATGGACAGTGGCTCAATCTGTTTCAATAGGTAAGATTATTGAAGGGTTATGTGCTCAACAAGAAGGGAAAGAGTTTATCCCAGATGAAGGAGATGGTTACGGAGTGAAATTTCCTCACCTACCTTCGGGTCTTTATAAAGATGCTTCAGATGATATCTCTGGTTATCCTTGCCCTCAACCATTGCTTTATAGAGAAGGTAAAAAAACTTTATCTGATCGAATTGTGGGTTCAAAGTTTTGTATTTTAACCAAAAATGAAATCCCTGAATTAAGTGAAAAAGCTCAGAAAATAGTGACTAGTTTAGAAATTCAAATTATAAAAATCGAAGACAAAGATGATGAAGAAAAAAGAATGGCGAAAATCTTTGATATCTATGAATTAATCTTGATTAGACCTGATAGATACGTTTACGGAGGGATTAAATCGATGCAAGAAACCTCTAATATAATTGAAGAACTAGAGAAAACTTTTTCTTTAAAAATATGA
- a CDS encoding pyridoxine 5'-phosphate synthase, with protein sequence MTNLSVNVNKIALLRNSRLGNNPSPIEFARKCLEGGAQGITVHPRSDLRHIRPDDLPGLAKLTAQFQTELNIEGNPLENKNNNYPGFNNLVLLNNPDQVTLVPDHSEQLTSDHGWDLTKLKSVVMENFEIFREKNIRTSIFLDPDIQQLEIAKSMSIDRVELYTGPFAEAFKSADNKELKKYQEAILFANDIDLSLNAGHDLSLTNLSCLLDYGKIEEVSIGHALVVESLEFGVSETVNKYLKILQ encoded by the coding sequence ATGACAAACTTAAGTGTAAACGTAAATAAAATAGCGCTTTTGAGAAACTCTAGGTTGGGTAATAATCCGTCGCCAATTGAATTTGCAAGAAAATGTTTGGAAGGCGGGGCACAAGGGATCACAGTCCATCCAAGATCTGACTTAAGACATATTAGACCAGACGATCTTCCAGGATTAGCTAAATTGACTGCCCAGTTTCAAACCGAATTAAATATCGAGGGTAATCCTTTAGAAAACAAAAACAATAATTATCCAGGATTTAATAATCTTGTTTTGCTAAACAATCCAGATCAAGTTACTTTAGTTCCTGATCATTCTGAACAACTCACCTCAGATCATGGCTGGGACCTAACTAAACTTAAATCCGTGGTCATGGAAAATTTTGAAATTTTCAGAGAAAAAAATATCAGAACCAGTATTTTTTTGGATCCGGACATACAACAATTAGAAATTGCAAAATCAATGAGTATAGATCGAGTAGAGCTTTACACAGGCCCTTTTGCTGAAGCTTTTAAAAGCGCAGATAATAAAGAGCTTAAAAAATATCAGGAAGCTATTCTTTTCGCAAACGACATAGATCTTAGCTTAAATGCTGGTCATGATTTGAGTTTAACCAACCTGTCGTGTCTGTTAGATTATGGAAAAATTGAAGAAGTATCTATTGGCCATGCTTTGGTAGTTGAAAGCTTAGAATTTGGAGTTTCAGAGACTGTAAATAAATATCTTAAAATATTACAATAA
- a CDS encoding beta-lactamase family protein, with product MIAPKVEGHCDPKFSKLADIFSASIKSGFDDGGSLCLEIENEVVVDMWGGFKDQEHTKSWDENTIANVFSVTKAMTATCALKLLEDKKINLGDRVTRYWPEYDCKSKGDTTIKDFFSHRAGMFGFQEPLPYECWEDWDLIVNQLAKQEPFHKPGTAQGYHAMTFGFLLGEIIRRVDGRSVGTFFKEEIADIFDVDFKIGLQESDFERCADLIMQEAPINVINFFRRIPRWLLPSRIRMIGDTLSSTEYRKAFIEILRTEDQKVQNVTAFPNTPQWRKAEIPAANGHGTARGVAKFFSILSNGGSRDGKSLLKQETIDLATTEFSTGPDKVLFQGPYKFGLGYMLDAPLSPIGLENTMFGHTGIGGAAGFGDKVNKIGFAFVNNRQHGIGKLYKTANNLTKSLYKSL from the coding sequence ATGATAGCACCTAAAGTAGAAGGACATTGCGATCCAAAATTTTCAAAATTGGCAGATATTTTTTCCGCTTCAATAAAATCCGGGTTTGATGATGGTGGGTCTCTATGCCTTGAAATAGAAAATGAAGTGGTGGTTGACATGTGGGGCGGTTTTAAAGATCAAGAACATACTAAATCATGGGATGAAAACACTATTGCGAATGTTTTTTCTGTAACGAAAGCCATGACTGCTACTTGCGCATTGAAATTGTTGGAGGACAAAAAGATCAATTTAGGAGATAGAGTTACAAGATATTGGCCAGAATACGACTGCAAGTCAAAAGGCGATACGACTATTAAAGATTTTTTTTCTCATCGTGCCGGCATGTTTGGGTTTCAGGAACCTTTGCCTTATGAATGTTGGGAAGATTGGGATTTGATTGTAAACCAATTAGCCAAACAAGAACCTTTTCATAAACCTGGAACCGCGCAAGGTTATCACGCAATGACTTTTGGATTTTTGCTGGGTGAAATCATTAGAAGGGTGGACGGTAGATCTGTCGGTACTTTTTTCAAAGAAGAAATAGCAGATATTTTCGATGTTGATTTTAAGATCGGATTGCAAGAAAGTGACTTTGAGCGCTGTGCTGATTTAATTATGCAAGAAGCTCCGATAAACGTAATAAATTTCTTCAGGAGAATACCAAGATGGCTGTTGCCAAGTCGAATAAGAATGATAGGCGATACTTTATCTAGCACGGAATATAGAAAAGCTTTTATCGAGATTCTTCGCACCGAAGATCAAAAAGTGCAAAACGTTACCGCGTTCCCAAATACACCCCAATGGCGAAAAGCGGAAATCCCTGCAGCCAATGGACACGGTACAGCAAGAGGGGTGGCAAAATTTTTCAGCATCTTGTCGAATGGAGGCTCTCGTGATGGAAAAAGTTTACTTAAACAAGAGACGATTGATCTTGCAACTACGGAGTTTTCTACTGGACCTGATAAGGTATTGTTCCAAGGACCCTATAAGTTTGGTTTGGGATATATGTTGGATGCACCGCTGTCACCAATCGGATTGGAAAATACCATGTTTGGCCACACAGGAATCGGTGGAGCAGCAGGATTTGGAGACAAAGTTAATAAAATCGGATTTGCCTTTGTAAATAACAGGCAACATGGAATTGGTAAACTTTACAAAACAGCCAATAATCTAACTAAAAGTCTTTATAAAAGCCTTTAA
- a CDS encoding sulfite exporter TauE/SafE family protein: MISDPYFYVVAVLSVFFHGMGKAGFGLGLPILAIPLMSLFIPPLQALAILVIPLIFMDLVTIRRFWRLWDINLVKSIIPLTLVGVIIGTITYSFLSDNSIRIILGVIACSFGAEYFINSGKENSASTKVSGSIWSTLAGFTSFTIHAGGLPLSFYLLPMKLDRRRFVATLAIVFLSLNLFKMVPYAYLGQINFDNLITSLLLLPLAPLGVYLGAYLTERVGQEIFYSITHFCLILTGTKLIYDGLTLGTV; the protein is encoded by the coding sequence ATGATTTCAGACCCGTATTTTTACGTTGTTGCGGTTTTATCAGTTTTTTTTCATGGGATGGGGAAAGCTGGTTTTGGGCTAGGTTTGCCTATTCTTGCTATTCCTTTAATGAGTTTGTTTATTCCGCCATTGCAAGCATTAGCAATTCTAGTCATTCCTTTGATTTTTATGGATCTGGTGACCATAAGAAGATTCTGGCGTTTATGGGACATAAATTTAGTTAAATCAATTATTCCTTTAACTTTAGTTGGGGTAATTATTGGAACTATTACTTATAGTTTTTTATCTGATAATTCTATAAGAATTATTTTAGGCGTTATCGCTTGCTCTTTTGGGGCAGAATATTTTATTAACAGTGGAAAAGAAAACAGTGCTTCTACAAAAGTATCTGGGTCAATTTGGTCGACTTTAGCGGGATTTACTAGCTTTACGATTCATGCGGGTGGATTACCTTTAAGTTTTTACTTGTTACCGATGAAGTTGGATCGAAGAAGATTTGTTGCAACATTAGCAATTGTTTTTCTATCTTTAAATCTTTTTAAAATGGTTCCATATGCTTATCTAGGTCAGATAAATTTTGACAATCTAATCACTTCATTACTTTTGTTGCCACTTGCTCCGCTTGGAGTATATTTAGGCGCTTATCTTACGGAAAGGGTCGGTCAAGAAATTTTTTATTCTATTACTCATTTTTGTTTAATTTTAACCGGTACAAAATTAATTTATGATGGTTTAACTTTAGGAACTGTATGA
- a CDS encoding ACP S-malonyltransferase → MKALLFPGQGVQKVGMLSEIFDIEDGTKDFIKSAADDLDFDLVELITSGPEEKLNLTEFAQPAILAASIAITKSKKINNKIDYTAGLSLGEYSALVYADCLEFSDALRLVNYRGKLMQNAVPEGTAGMLVVLNMDLKEVYKMIEIINSSDEEINFSTDNANGVSVLAGKNSAIEACKDYISKNDFKRVKTQKVQMSVPSHCYLLEDAQKELGKLLNKIEFKEPKIPVIPNVLAKPTNDVSVIKSSLINQLTSTVRWRETLTYLLENNVQHVFDSGPGKTIINMARKIKDIEKTSLLDV, encoded by the coding sequence ATGAAAGCCCTCTTATTTCCTGGTCAAGGTGTACAAAAAGTTGGCATGCTCAGCGAAATATTTGATATCGAAGATGGAACTAAAGATTTTATAAAATCCGCGGCTGATGACTTGGATTTTGATTTAGTTGAATTAATTACGAGTGGTCCAGAAGAAAAATTAAATTTAACAGAATTTGCTCAACCAGCAATTCTTGCCGCGAGCATAGCAATTACGAAGTCGAAAAAAATTAATAACAAAATAGACTATACGGCTGGGTTGTCTTTGGGAGAATATTCTGCGTTGGTGTACGCAGATTGTCTTGAATTTTCAGATGCTTTAAGACTTGTAAATTATAGAGGCAAGCTAATGCAAAACGCTGTGCCAGAAGGCACTGCAGGGATGTTAGTTGTATTGAATATGGACTTAAAAGAAGTTTATAAAATGATTGAAATCATTAACTCCTCGGATGAGGAAATTAATTTCTCTACAGACAATGCGAATGGTGTGTCTGTCTTAGCGGGTAAAAATTCAGCGATAGAAGCTTGTAAAGATTACATTTCAAAAAATGATTTTAAAAGAGTGAAAACTCAAAAGGTTCAAATGTCTGTTCCTTCCCATTGTTATTTGCTTGAAGACGCTCAAAAAGAACTAGGGAAATTGCTTAACAAAATTGAATTTAAAGAACCTAAAATCCCTGTCATTCCCAATGTACTAGCAAAGCCAACTAATGATGTTTCTGTAATCAAAAGTTCTTTGATAAACCAACTCACTAGTACTGTCAGATGGAGAGAAACTCTGACTTATTTGCTGGAAAATAACGTTCAACACGTATTTGATTCAGGTCCTGGTAAAACCATCATCAACATGGCCAGAAAGATTAAGGATATTGAAAAAACTAGCTTATTGGATGTTTGA
- a CDS encoding VOC family protein — MDPIIKAVDVQYCTLQCPDLDVQEQFLIHFGMHTVEKTDNMLLMRGEGPQPFIEKCIKGEKKFLSASFLAASMDDLHKLSESESFSKVEELTTPGGGFVTRAMDPDGIGVEVVYGIENRPDYDEVAPYPTNEGTNVNRVNQIKRYPKGSYPKIIRFAHYGINSNNISAALEWYNNHLGIIPSDKLWFGDSGDSNTPLMGCFARLDRGSTPADHHSIFWLDANKQSEGIPGLNHVSFEMLNIDDVFMGHEILQQKKDEFDYELEWGVGRHYQGSQIFDYWRSPFKQTHEHQTDGDLLDNTISCNDINMIENTGGMPGDDPGPSQWGPPINLGTFGDKRGI; from the coding sequence ATGGATCCAATAATTAAAGCAGTAGATGTTCAATATTGTACTTTGCAATGTCCAGACTTAGATGTTCAAGAACAGTTTTTAATTCATTTCGGAATGCACACTGTAGAGAAAACAGACAACATGCTGTTGATGAGAGGCGAAGGCCCTCAACCATTTATTGAAAAATGTATTAAAGGTGAAAAGAAATTCTTATCGGCGTCTTTTCTAGCAGCGTCAATGGACGATTTGCACAAATTAAGTGAATCAGAAAGTTTCTCTAAAGTTGAAGAACTCACCACTCCTGGAGGCGGTTTTGTAACTAGAGCGATGGATCCTGATGGAATTGGCGTTGAAGTAGTTTATGGCATAGAAAATAGACCTGATTATGATGAGGTTGCCCCTTATCCAACCAACGAAGGCACGAACGTTAATAGAGTTAATCAAATCAAGAGATATCCTAAAGGCTCTTACCCAAAGATAATTAGATTTGCTCATTATGGTATTAATTCAAATAACATTTCTGCAGCATTAGAATGGTATAACAATCACCTTGGGATAATTCCAAGCGATAAATTATGGTTTGGAGATTCCGGAGACTCAAACACTCCACTAATGGGTTGTTTCGCACGTTTGGATAGAGGATCAACTCCAGCTGATCACCATTCCATATTTTGGCTTGACGCTAATAAGCAATCAGAAGGAATACCTGGTTTAAATCATGTTTCTTTTGAGATGTTAAATATTGATGATGTTTTCATGGGACATGAAATTCTTCAGCAAAAAAAAGATGAGTTTGATTATGAGCTTGAATGGGGCGTAGGCCGACATTATCAAGGCAGCCAAATTTTTGATTATTGGAGAAGTCCTTTTAAGCAAACTCACGAACATCAAACAGATGGTGATTTGTTAGACAATACGATTTCTTGTAACGATATTAATATGATTGAAAATACAGGAGGAATGCCAGGTGACGATCCTGGTCCATCTCAATGGGGGCCACCAATAAACTTAGGTACTTTTGGAGACAAAAGAGGAATCTAG
- the grxD gene encoding Grx4 family monothiol glutaredoxin, protein MMSIEENIRKQIEDNKILLYMKGSPDKPQCGFSQRATQILMACGKEFSFVDILSNQDIRETLPSVSNWPTFPQLYIEGELIGGSDIMMDMYQSGELKKIIDEVEI, encoded by the coding sequence ATTATGAGTATTGAAGAAAACATAAGAAAACAGATAGAAGATAATAAAATCTTGTTGTACATGAAAGGATCACCAGACAAACCACAGTGTGGTTTTTCTCAAAGGGCTACGCAAATTCTCATGGCGTGTGGTAAAGAATTTTCTTTCGTCGACATTCTGTCTAATCAAGATATTCGAGAAACTCTGCCATCGGTCTCAAATTGGCCTACTTTTCCGCAACTCTATATTGAAGGAGAGTTGATAGGCGGTAGCGACATTATGATGGATATGTATCAAAGTGGAGAACTCAAAAAAATTATCGACGAAGTAGAAATATAA
- a CDS encoding alpha/beta hydrolase: protein MLIGKNPLNEAPEWFKEYIEIEPQNKSVEVEGAKINFNVWGDTSLPGLVLLHGFNAHSLWWAHIAPAFIEDYCVVALDFSGMGDSEKRDFYSQEIYSKEVKGVINEMGWDSAKCLAHSMGGAVSIYSTSLFPNLFKKLILLDSIIVMPPEKAALMSSRRPSSRFAVHSEDLESAISRFRLMPPQPCAKDYVLRYVAKNSYKETTEGWVLKSDPLIPKTYQYNDLHEMFMNVSVDLELIYGGSSQLFTPDVLEYMKYVGNLEENKVHRLNGAMHHLFLDMPQEFIELTKTVLTNDST from the coding sequence ATGTTAATCGGTAAAAATCCATTGAACGAAGCTCCAGAATGGTTCAAAGAATACATCGAAATAGAACCACAGAACAAATCTGTTGAAGTAGAAGGTGCAAAAATTAACTTTAATGTTTGGGGAGATACTTCTCTTCCAGGCTTAGTTTTGCTTCACGGATTCAACGCGCACAGTCTTTGGTGGGCTCATATTGCGCCAGCTTTTATAGAAGATTACTGCGTTGTAGCTCTTGATTTTAGCGGCATGGGAGATAGTGAAAAAAGAGACTTTTACTCTCAAGAAATTTATAGTAAAGAAGTAAAAGGCGTTATCAACGAAATGGGCTGGGATTCAGCAAAATGTCTTGCACATAGCATGGGAGGAGCTGTTTCAATTTACTCCACTTCTTTGTTTCCTAATCTATTTAAGAAACTTATTTTATTAGATTCCATCATTGTAATGCCTCCTGAAAAAGCGGCCTTGATGAGTTCAAGAAGACCTTCTTCAAGATTCGCCGTTCATTCTGAAGATTTAGAATCAGCAATTTCTAGATTTAGATTAATGCCGCCTCAACCTTGTGCCAAAGATTATGTTCTCAGATACGTAGCTAAAAATTCTTATAAAGAAACTACTGAGGGATGGGTTTTAAAATCAGATCCTTTAATTCCAAAAACTTATCAATACAATGATTTGCATGAAATGTTTATGAATGTTTCAGTAGATTTGGAACTTATTTATGGAGGTTCCAGTCAACTTTTTACGCCGGATGTATTAGAGTACATGAAATATGTTGGAAATCTTGAAGAAAATAAAGTGCATCGCTTAAACGGCGCTATGCATCATTTATTTTTAGACATGCCTCAAGAATTTATCGAATTAACAAAAACTGTATTAACAAATGATAGCACCTAA